Proteins encoded by one window of Yamadazyma tenuis chromosome 2, complete sequence:
- a CDS encoding uncharacterized protein (EggNog:ENOG503PT8X): MPFFIPFSIKMAITAGALLGGTVALVNNKERVLEFGEKLFQGGADFCKESLEKHKQGIVYAADLSDGELEDYDSESATDLETLFSKSEMTTPDASDVEWEHDLEIDLVD; this comes from the exons ATGCCATTCTTCA TTCCATTCTCCATAAAGATGGCCATAACTGCCGGGGCTCTCCTTGGTGGTACCGTGGCCCTTGTAAATAATAAGGAAAGAGTACTCGAGTTTGGGGAGAAGTTGTTCCAGGGAGGAGCCGATTTCTGTAAAGAAAGCCTCgaaaaacacaaacaagGAATAGTGTATGCAGCGGACCTTAGTGACGGCGAACTTGAAGACTACGACTCGGAGTCTGCTACtgacttggaaaccttGTTTTCTAAAAGTGAAATGACCACACCAGACGCTTCTGACGTGGAATGGGAACACGATTTGGAGATCGACTTGGTCGATTGA
- the VAM3 gene encoding SNAP receptor (COG:U; EggNog:ENOG503P24H) yields MSFANFDLEAQKSTNGSRITEENHSISQNELDKIIDSTSTQLQVFGNLISQFESQRRSVGSKRDNTELRSSLDSLTVKLSGLERAIKKLMANLAALITKNSDEKTDSKFEITNRQIIIKERLVTEYNDLHRQYARSFKEYSDKKRLYPLKVTEATPLLPDNPQPQYHSQQQQQLQVQDQDIIQETELEYHRLLTEERNREIEQAAEGIQEVNTIFKDLGALIHQQGEQLDLVEDNIADLQQNTQQASHELTKAHEYQKKKGKWSCILLVALCIFVLVVVLAVVS; encoded by the coding sequence ATGTCCTTTGCCAACTTCGATCTAGAAGCGCAAAAGTCCACCAATGGCAGCCGTATAACCGAAGAGAACCACTCTATCTCCCaaaatgaacttgacaagATCATCGACAGTACTTCTACTCAgcttcaagtatttggaaaCCTTATCTCTCAGTTTGAGTCTCAGCGGAGGAGTGTCGGATCTAAACGAGACAATACCGAATTAAGAAGCCTGCTAGACTCACTCACAGTCAAACTTAGCGGACTAGAACGAgccatcaagaagcttATGGCCAACCTTGCCGCCTTAATCACCAAAAATTCTGATGAAAAAACAGATAGTAAGTTTGAAATAACCAACcgtcaaatcatcatcaaagaaagacTAGTCACCGAATATAATGACCTCCACAGACAATATGCGAGATCTTTCAAGGAATATTCAGACAAGAAGCGCTTGTATCCGCTCAAGGTGACTGAGGCAACGCCTCTACTCCCAGACAACCCACAACCCCAGTATCACAgccaacagcaacaacagctCCAGGTGCAAGATCAAGACATAATACAAGAAACTGAACTCGAGTACCATCGGCTTTTGACCGAAGAGAGAAACCGGGAGATAGAACAGGCGGCCGAAGGAATCCAGGAAGTCAATACGATATTCAAAGACTTGGGTGCATTAATCCATCAACAGGGAGAACAACTAGATTTAGTCGAAGACAACATTGCTGACCTCCAACAAAACACCCAACAGGCATCACACGAGCTCACAAAGGCTCACGAGTaccagaaaaagaaggGGAAATGGAGCTGCATTCTTCTAGTTGCTCTTTGTATATTTGTATTGGTGGTAGTTTTAGCGGTGGTGAGCTAG
- a CDS encoding uncharacterized protein (EggNog:ENOG503PV9R): MRFPRSLLLPICLAFVQAYPTQNTNNSSIVLSAQEQTELSPVIASLQQFNQELGFEKRHLFDKRSNIPVLDKVLTLLNDTNIANIVINHVLLSPTLLDLSTNATIFVLRLNLVNYDNLFIAIEKSGLVNQLILAALDNPNTLPGVLRLIDDLLKDNGINFSSLTSHKRQLDFETFAPVERRESKTLTKRESELLDELFTSLRDSGLVVSVVSNLLTNPDLAAPSAQFLTEILRSGAISVPEVLQALIESGALINILKDVLTDRAILEKVAQIVVDRISKGIIPKNLSDQIFHQ, from the coding sequence ATGCGTTTCCCGAGATCTCTCCTACTCCCTATTTGCCTTGCCTTTGTTCAAGCCTATCCTACTCagaacacaaacaacagTTCTATTGTCTTGTCCGCCCAAGAACAAACTGAATTGTCACCGGTGATTGCTAGCTTGCAACAGTTTaaccaagaacttgggtttgaaaaaaGACATTTGTTTGATAAAAGATCAAACATCCCTGTGTTGGATAAGGTTTTGACATTATTGAACGATACCAACATTGCCAACATCGTTATTAATCATGTGTTGTTAAGTCCCACCTTATTGGACCTTTCTACTAACGCTACGATTTTCGTTTTGagattgaacttggtaAACTATGACAACTTGTTTATTGCAATTGAAAAGTCGGGCTTGGTCAACCAATTAATTTTGGCAGCCTTGGATAATCCTAATACTTTACCTGGTGTGCTTAGGCTCATCgatgacttgttgaaggataaCGGTATTaatttttcttctttgactTCTCACAAAAGACAGTTGGACTTTGAAACCTTCGCACCTGTTGAGAGGAGAGAGAGCAAGACGTTGACCAAGAGAGAAAGTGAATTACTTGACGAATTGTTTACATCGCTCAGAGATTCTGGTTTGGTTGTGTCTGTGGTCctgaacttgttgaccaaccCTGACTTGGCTGCACCATCGGCTCAATTCTTGACTGAAATCTTGAGGTCCGGAGCCATTTCTGTCCCTGAGGTTTTACAGGCTCTTATTGAATCTGGTGCCTTGATCAATATTCTCAAAGACGTGTTGACTGACCGTGCTATCTTGGAAAAAGTTGCTCAAATTGTGGTTGACAGAATTTCCAAAGGTATTATTCCCAAGAATTTGTCTGAccaaatttttcaccagtAA
- the POL1 gene encoding DNA-directed DNA polymerase alpha catalytic subunit pol1 (COG:L; EggNog:ENOG503NY8S; BUSCO:EOG09260375), with product MMSSKNARREKLKLLKQARELGRNVELSDQEEEAGGIYDEVDEDTFRQHKRNQMMNDDFIVDDDGEGYVDNGADEWDDTTRPNYYSDEEEDVGSKRKRTKKPAKVTKTSQINNFFKPKGFEIASKPKPKVVEADIDDILNDFDDVAPAPKKPRVNVFGSTSSVNRNKPASRNPFNRPAATSRRAEPTTASDDSSDVTISMNDQPSSPIKTAVQEDVDTFSKDTDSIGDIDDESDEDDIIVARRPRASAANRPQISNISAMKAERLSSPVRNTTSNPDVSYVDKLNEEEVFGGDNKDSFKMFWMDHCEVDNSLILFGKVQTRSGQFVSGAVQINGLTRELFFLPRKYRKVGGEDDTEDEVSPQDVHEEIIPLLLDKYKLDTIRAKPEKMKYAFELTGVPKESDYLKVLLPFKTPKNKHLIMPADLEGETFSHVFGTNSNIFEAFVVQRNIMGPCWLEISKGDFNSIRNSTHCQVEVSVDSPNYIKPLNERNLPPPNLTLMSIAIQTVMNAKQNKQEVASVSIGTYRNLPQDAPIDENLKPDNLVTLVRPVNAPTFPPGLNQLAQKQGLQLRTFPNEKALLNCLSGMIKSQDPDIFIGHRLENISLDVLVHRMYDLKVSTWSNLGRRNRKAWPDRFGKGNGGFNNNLQIREVFHGRLLCDIANELGQSLTPKCQSWDLPEMYDIVCHKEHSFLEVNYNNNKFFEDTSFLLMALNENASSCKIAAEIAFSIQILSLSKQLTNLAGNAWSQTLYGTRAGRNEYILLHEFHKNKFICPDKEDKYHKNTSYAQQARLESTEDDATNVTSNKKPKFQGGLVFEPEKGLHKNCILVMDFNSLYPSIIQEFNICFTTVERERYNITHDEDKDLPSLPENDLQPGVLPKLLNTLVSRRREVKKLLKDPKNTPVERAQYDIKQQALKLTANSMYGCLGYVNSRFYAKPLAMLVTNKGREILMDTRQLAESIGLRVVYGDTDSVMIDTGVTELKEAIKTGNEFKAKVNERYKILEIDIDNTYKAILLHAKKKYAAMDISFDKRTGKEVTKLEVKGLDMRRREYCQLSKDISTFILNKVLLDADSEKALSEIYEYLEQMANRIKNNEIPMDKFKINTKLSKDPTQYPNAKSMAQVQVALRMREQGKVVKAGSVITYVVTAPVNESDTSSAVERARSFQETMNKAAGLRPDPSFYLEKQIFAPVERLLERIDGIDMVRVAGCLSIDTSKYILRVKNGDVLNDIAPIESSIGDSERFRSASHLLLKCKCGHQFRFGGIQASHAYKITFKGIACNKCQYTFSALRINSQLETALRNHISTYYGGWLVCDDGACGITTRQISVYGKRCIGSSGKAYGCKGVMRYKYSDKALYNQLLYFDALFDVDKAKNNKLRPLYDGVEDGKVPADIPAATLNALTEQNRDLFGSCQQVVQKYLEDCGRRYVDMGSIFDFMNVSKF from the coding sequence ATGATGCTGTCCAAGAATGCTAGACGcgagaagttgaagcttCTCAAACAGGCCAGAGAACTCGGAAGAAATGTCGAGCTTTCcgaccaagaagaagaagcaggtGGGATTTATGATGAAGTTGACGAAGACACCTTTAGACAACACAAACGTAACCAGATGATGAATGATGACTTCATCGTGGACGATGACGGCGAAGGCTACGTCGACAATGGTGCCGATGAGTGGGATGATACCACCAGGCCCAATTATTAttctgatgaagaagaagatgtaGGCTCCAaaagaaagagaaccaAGAAACCAGCCAAAGTCACCAAGACTTCTCAGATTAATAACTTCTTTAAACCCAAAGGGTTTGAAATTGCAAGCAAGCCAAAACCAAAGGTCGTGGAGGCcgatattgatgatattctCAACGACTTCGACGACGTGGCGCCTGCTCCCAAGAAACCCAGAGTCAATGTCTTTGGAAGCACTTCTTCAGTGAACAGAAATAAGCCTGCTTCGAGAAACCCTTTCAACAGACCGGCTGCTACCTCCAGGAGAGCAGAGCCAACAACTGCTTCTGACGATTCTTCAGATGTGACCATCAGCATGAATGACCAACCATCGTCTCCGATTAAAACTGCCGTTCAGGAAGACGTGGACACATTTTCAAAGGATACCGATTCCATTGGAGACATAGACGATGAGTCGGATGAGGACGATATTATTGTCGCAAGAAGGCCCAGAGCATCTGCTGCCAACAGGCCTCAGATTTCAAATATATCCGCCATGAAAGCTGAGCGCTTGTCTTCTCCAGTGAGAAACACCACCTCGAATCCCGATGTTAGTTACGTCGACAAATTGAATGAAGAGGAGGTGTTTGGAGGTGACAACAAAGACTCATTCAAGATGTTCTGGATGGACCACTGTGAAGTCGATAACAGTTTGATTTtatttggaaaagttcaaaCCAGGTCCGGCCAGTTTGTTTCTGGAGCAGTCCAAATTAACGGTTTAACCAGAGAGCTTTTCTTCCTACCCAGAAAATATagaaaagttggtggtgaggATGACACAGAAGACGAGGTTAGCCCACAAGATGTCCACGAAGAGATCATTCccttgttgttggacaAGTATAAGTTGGACACCATTAGAGCCAAACCCGAAAAAATGAAGTATGCTTTTGAGTTGACCGGGGTTCCAAAAGAGTCCGACTACTTGAAGGTCTTATTACCATTCAAAACCCCAAAGAATAAGCATTTAATTATGCCTGCTGATTTGGAGGGTGAAACGTTTAGCCATGTGTTTGGAACTAATTCTAATATTTTTGAAGCATTTGTTGTGCAGAGGAACATCATGGGACCTTGTTGGTTAGAAATATCCAAAGGTGATTTCAATTCTATAAGGAATTCGACTCattgtcaagttgaagtctCGGTTGACTCACCAAACTATATCAAACCACTCAATGAAAGAAACTTGCCTCCACCCAACTTAACTCTTATGTCCATTGCTATTCAAACCGTCATGAATGCCAAACAAAACAAGCAAGAAGTTGCTTCTGTTTCTATTGGAACATACAGAAATTTACCCCAAGATGCACCTATTGATGAGAATTTGAAACCAGATAATCTAGTAACCTTGGTAAGACCTGTGAATGCTCCCACATTTCCACCCGGTTTGAACCAGTTAGCTCAGAAACAAGGTCTTCAATTGAGAACATTCCCTAATGAAAAGGCATTATTGAACTGTTTGTCAGGAATGATCAAATCCCAAGATCCTGATATATTTATTGGCCACAGATTAGAAAACATTTCTTTGGATGTTTTGGTCCACAGGATGTATGATTTGAAAGTTTCAACTTGGTCGAATTTGGGTCGTAGAAACAGAAAAGCTTGGCCTGACAGATTTGGTAAAGGTAATGGTGGCTTCAATAACAATTTGCAGATTAGAGAAGTATTCCATGGGAGGTTACTCTGTGACATCGCCAACGAATTGGGTCAATCGTTAACCCCCAAGTGTCAATCATGGGACTTGCCTGAGATGTACGACATAGTCTGCCACAAAGAACATTCGTTCTTGGAAGTCAACTACAACAATAacaaattctttgaagacacCAGTTTCTTGCTAATGGCATTGAACGAAAATGCTTCTAGTTGTAAGATTGCAGCAGAAATAGCATTTTCGATTCAGATTTTGTCATTGTCGAAGCAGTTGACTAACCTTGCTGGTAACGCTTGGTCACAAACCTTGTATGGTACCAGAGCTGGTAGAAATGAGTACATTTTGTTGCATGAATTCCACAAGAATAAATTCATTTGCCCAGACAAAGAGGACAAGTACCACAAGAATACAAGCTATGCCCAACAAGCCAGATTGGAATCGACTGAAGATGATGCTACCAACGTTACTTCCAACAAGAAACCGAAATTTCAAGGTGGTTTGGTGTTTGAACCTGAAAAAGGTCTTCACAAGAACTGTATTTTGGTTATGGatttcaactctttgtaCCCCAGTATCattcaagaattcaacATTTGCTTTACTACAGTCGAAAGAGAAAGGTACAATATTACTCATGATGAAGACAAGGATTTACCCCTGTTGCCTGAAAATGACTTGCAACCCGGGGTATTAcccaagttgttgaatacTTTAGTTAGCCGTCGTCGGGAGGTGAAAAAATTGTTAAAGGATCCTAAGAATACTCCAGTTGAAAGAGCTCAATATGACATCAAACAACAGGCTTTGAAGTTGACAGCCAACTCTATGTATGGTTGTTTGGGTTATGTTAACTCCAGATTCTATGCTAAACCTTTAGCTATGTTGGTTACCAATAAGGGTAGAGAGATTTTGATGGATACCCGACAATTGGCCGAATCCATTGGTTTAAGAGTTGTGTACGGTGACACCGATTCGGTTATGATTGACACCGGTGTCACtgagttgaaagaagctATCAAGACCGGAAACGAGTTCAAAGCCAAGGTTAATGAAAGATATaagattttggaaattGATATTGATAACACTTATAAAGCCATTTTATTGCATGCTAAAAAGAAGTATGCTGCTATGGACATTTCATTCGACAAGAGAACAGGTAAGGAAGTTACCAAGTTGGAAGTCAAAGGTCTTGATATGAGACGTCGTGAATATTGCCAGTTGTCCAAGGACATCTCAACGttcatcttgaacaaggttTTGTTAGACGCTGATTCTGAAAAGGCCTTATCAGAGATATATGAGTATTTGGAACAAATGGCCAATAGAATAAAGAACAATGAGATTCCTATGGATAAGTTCAAGATTAATACCAAATTGTCAAAGGACCCAACGCAATATCCGAATGCCAAATCAATGgctcaagttcaagttgccTTGAGAATGAGAGAACAAGGAAAAGTTGTTAAAGCCGGAAGTGTTATCACTTATGTTGTTACTGCACCTGTCAATGAAAGCGATACCAGTTCAGCCGTTGAAAGAGCAAGATCATTCCAAGAGACCATGAACAAAGCAGCGGGTTTGAGACCAGACCCTTCGTTTTACTTGGAAAAACAGATTTTTGCCCCAGTTGAAAGATTGTTGGAAAGAATCGACGGCATTGACATGGTCAGAGTAGCCGGCTGCTTGTCCATCGACACCTCGAAATATATTCTTCGGGTCAAAAATGGAGATGTGTTAAATGATATTGCCCCAATTGAATCGAGTATCGGTGACTCCGAGAGGTTCAGATCCGCTAGTCATTTGCTTTTGAAGTGCAAGTGTGGACACCAATTCAGATTCGGAGGAATCCAAGCTTCTCATGCTTACAAGATTACGTTCAAGGGTATTGCTTGTAATAAATGTCAATACACTTTTTCAGCCTTACGGATCAACTCGCAACTTGAAACGGCACTCAGAAACCATATTTCTACATACTATGGTGGTTGGTTAGTATGTGATGATGGTGCGTGTGGAATTACAACCAGACAGATTTCAGTATATGGGAAAAGATGTATTGGAAGCTCTGGAAAAGCCTACGGTTGTAAGGGTGTCATGAGATACAAGTACAGCGACAAAGCACTCTATAACCAGTTGTTATACTTTGATGCATTGTTTGACGTTGATAAagccaaaaacaacaaattAAGACCTTTGTACGATGGAGTAGAAGATGGTAAAGTCCCAGCGGACATCCCAGCTGCCACTCTCAATGCTTTAACAGAGCAAAATAGAGACTTGTTTGGTTCGTGTCAACAGGTCGTTCAGAAATACTTGGAAGACTGTGGACGTCGTTATGTCGATATGGGCTCGATCTTCGACTTCATGAATGTGTCCAAGTTCTGA
- the SNF5 gene encoding SWI/SNF chromatin-remodeling complex subunit (COG:B,K; BUSCO:EOG0926115P; EggNog:ENOG503NVVX) — MGNNNGGGNSQYPGQPNTLQFLGQQQQQNSQQPPNQQQVRNNMPMQLPPQFANLSPEQLQQLRQQPQFQQVLRSYMQRQMYQQQQQQPQPQQPNSAPPMQMHNQQRQMMGQVPLPHSLPGSEHSIPDQSSMVGDMSGPNSAGFQQQQYAQMAARQPRATTGQQMPAVPHQGLPQQAIKTLSGRNGPGSHADMGVGINGAINGVKPEPVLNIPAQSFTRHPPVAPEIMSRVSFKPMEKTTLWSDKLKQEGKEVPVDLKVYESMIQKDIKFRARNARQMELNKKMTEDLLHDARSYNEIKQLRMNAISLSQKGQFNNSIWGEGYQGYGNGITNVSTQLLLPDGRKLNKRVPESHKTERETNKELLDMLLKTPKRNLVPIRLDIGESENKFKLRDTFLWDLNEKDINIDQFVDVLLDDYKFIDRSVDSFIVKSIKDQIEDYNREPDKAMGELRIPIKINITVNNTQYTDQFEWDILNFEDNDPEEFSVVLCDEMNLPGEFATAISHSIREQTQMFHKSLNLAGYTFDGSPVNEDEIRNHLLPPLRLVSNEGGGFGPLVDDYFSILRNPTNVNDYTPSLIKLTQLEIERLDKEMERETRHKRRQNNELQSLSTGGRGTSRRAAYAPRGGPTLPDLSDIPKTFRTAQPSSVLPGGVDLGVPDIFAYNEVIVHKTNIPNPDYKAPQSKIHRVVFNHDENNGRFLVKIKLGPPPGVNPYQMAPGQYGAMGHLNQTRHR; from the coding sequence ATGGGCAACAACAATGGCGGAGGGAACTCCCAGTACCCTGGACAGCCCAATACATTACAGTTTCTCGGccagcagcagcagcagaaTTCTCAACAACCTCCTAACCAGCAACAAGTGAGAAACAACATGCCTATGCAATTACCACCTCAATTTGCAAACCTAAGCCCAGAGCAACTTCAGCAGCTCAGACAACAACCGCAGTTCCAACAAGTGCTTCGGAGCTATATGCAGCGGCAAATGtatcaacaacagcaacaacagcctcaaccacaacaaccTAACTCAGCTCCTCCAATGCAAATGCATAACCAACAACGACAAATGATGGGTCAGGTCCCACTCCCACACTCGTTGCCAGGACTGGAACACTCCATTCCCGACCAATCTTCGATGGTAGGAGATATGTCTGGTCCTAACTCAGCAGGTTTTCAACAGCAGCAATACGCCCAAATGGCTGCCAGGCAACCAAGGGCCACCACAGGTCAACAGATGCCGGCAGTTCCACACCAGGGATTACCCCAGCAGGCCATCAAGACCTTGTCAGGTCGAAATGGACCAGGTTCTCACGCAGATATGGGTGTTGGCATTAATGGAGCCATCAACGGAGTGAAGCCAGAGCCTGTTCTCAACATACCCGCCCAAAGTTTCACACGCCATCCTCCTGTTGCTCCCGAGATAATGAGTCGAGTTTCATTTAAACCAATGGAGAAGACTACGTTGTGGTCCGATAAGCTCAaacaagaaggaaaagagGTTCCCGTGGACTTAAAGGTGTATGAATCGATGATTCAAAAGGACATCAAGTTTAGAGCTCGGAATGCCAGAcagatggagttgaataaGAAAATGACAGAAGACTTGCTACATGATGCCAGGTCGTATAATGAAATCAAACAGCTAAGAATGAACGCAATCTCATTATCACAAAAGGGGCAGTTTAACAACAGTATATGGGGAGAAGGTTATCAGGGATATGGCAACGGGATAACCAATGTATCGACCCAACTCCTCCTACCAGATGGAAGGAAACTTAATAAACGGGTTCCTGAGAGCCATAAAACCGAACGGGAGACTAACAAGGAGTTGCTCGATATGTTACTTAAAACTCCTAAGAGAAACTTGGTTCCTATAAGGCTTGATATTGGAGAACTGGAGAATAAATTCAAATTAAGAGATACGTTTTTGTGGGACTTGAACGAAAAGGATATCAATATAGATcagtttgtggatgtcCTATTAGACGATTATAAATTTATTGATAGAAGTGTCGACTCTTTCATCGTCAAGAGCATTAAAGATCAGATTGAAGACTATAACAGAGAACCAGATAAAGCCATGGGAGAACTTAGAATCCCCATTAAGATCAATATCACCGTAAACAATACCCAGTACACCGATCAGTTCGAATGGGAtattttgaactttgaagataatgaTCCAGAAGAGTTCTCAGTTGTGTTATGTGATGAAATGAACTTGCCAGGAGAATTTGCAACGGCTATTTCCCACTCGATCAGAGAGCAAACCCAAATGTTCCacaaatctttgaatttggcTGGATATACATTTGATGGACTGCCAGtgaatgaagatgaaattaGAAACCATCTCCTTCCTCCCTTAAGACTTGTATCAAACGAGGGTGGTGGATTTGGCCCTTTAGTGGATGACTACTTTTCGATCCTTAGAAACCCCACCAATGTCAATGATTATACCCCATCTCTTATAAAGTTGACCCAATTGGAGATTGAGAGACTCGATAAAGAAATGGAGAGAGAAACCAGACACAAAAGACGACAAAACAATGAGCTTCAGAGTCTTTCAACTGGTGGTAGAGGCACTTCTAGAAGAGCCGCTTATGCTCCAAGAGGTGGACCTACTCTTCCTGATTTGTCAGACATCCCAAAGACATTCAGAACGGCCCAACCATCCAGTGTGTTGCCAGGAGGAGTAGATTTGGGGGTTCCTGACATCTTTGCGTACAATGAAGTGATTGTGCACAAAACCAATATTCCAAATCCTGATTATAAGGCTCCTCAGTCCAAAATACATAGAGTCGTTTTCAATCATGATGAGAACAACGGCCGATTCCTTGTGAAAATCAAGTTAGGGCCTCCACCAGGAGTAAATCCTTATCAAATGGCACCAGGCCAATATGGTGCCATGGGCCATCTCAATCAGACTAGACACCGTTAA
- a CDS encoding short chain dehydrogenase family protein (EggNog:ENOG503P15W; COG:Q) has product MSEQQKYALVTGASSGIGYAMAKVLSKKGYKVFGCSPKSDSFKMKPLADEFGVVPFDCDISKLEDIKALSKSVGKLTGGRLDILYNNGGIATGGAGIEMDEEEVNKVFQINVIGHINMTKHFVDYVIETQGAVVFTSSVASIIPLSWTSIYCATKAAINSYARVLHAELKPFDVKVYSVITGGVDTPIADHFDLTQVENSRYNVEGGYESVVKAKGMSRNKWTTEDPEVYAEGVARKVIGRSNSFNLYKGGMAYTLYLLTIWAPLWLMQWFISFHFKQNKVFRNLKKANKEKIKRKLTSKKTA; this is encoded by the coding sequence ATGTCagaacaacaaaaatatGCTTTAGTCACCGGTGCTTCATCAGGAATTGGCTATGCCATGGCCAAAGTGTTGAGTAAAAAAGGCTACAAAGTATTTGGATGCTCACCAAAGCTGGACTCCTTCAAAATGAAACCATTAGCTGATGAGTTTGGGGTGGTTCCTTTTGACTGTGATATCAGTAAGttggaagatatcaagGCGTTAAGCAAATCCGTTGGTAAATTAACTGGTGGCAGATTGGACATTTTGTACAATAATGGAGGTATTGCAACCGGAGGTGCAGGCATCGAGATGgatgaggaagaagttAATAAGGTGTTTCAAATTAACGTCATTGGCCATATCAACATGACTAAGCACTTTGTTGATTATGTGATTGAAACCCAGGGAGCAGTGGTGTTTACGTCTTCGGTGGCCAGTATTATCCCATTGTCATGGACTTCAATATATTGTGCTACTAAGGCAGCAATCAACCTGTATGCCCGTGTTTTACACGCCGAACTCAAACCTTTTGATGTCAAGGTCTATTCAGTGATCACCGGTGGGGTGGATACTCCTATTGCCGATCACTTTGATTTGACTCAGGTTGAAAACTCTAGATATAATGTGGAGGGAGGCTATGAAAGTGTGGTGAAAGCTAAGGGAATGTCAAGAAATAAGTGGACCACCGAGGACCCCGAGGTGTATGCCGAAGGAGTGGCCCGGAAGGTCATTGGCAGAAGTAACTCGTTCAATCTTTACAAGGGAGGAATGGCTTACACGTTGTACTTGTTAACGATATGGGCTCCATTATGGCTTATGCAATGGTTTATTTCTTTCCATTTCAAACAGAATAAGGTGTTCCggaacttgaagaaggccaacaaggagaagatcaagagGAAGTTAACTCTGAAAAAGACCGCATAA